The DNA region ttgttgttgttattgtaattttacatacatatatttttgttcgCCCCCTTTTCACAACCTGCAATTGTTGGTAATAATTATGGCCATCTCCATGACTTCTGCTGCTGCGTGGCATGCAACAAGTCGCCTCAAGCGTACCCCAAGAATAACCGTTACAAATATGGATCGCAATTATAATGGAACAATGGCAGCTGCCGTAGcagcaccaacagcaacaagtgTCGGAGGCGGGGGAGTGGTTAAAGCAGTTACCAGTGCAGTGCAACCCAAATCTCCTGACAGCCTGACAGCTCTAATGGCCAAAAAGAGTATAACATCCATGTCCGATGAGGAGATCATACAGGAGAATCTTAAGGAAATCCTCGATTTGAAGTCACGGGTGAGTAGAGTTTCGATTTGAAAATGAGTCATCATGGAATATTGGTTTACCCTTGGAGATCAGGCGAAAGAGAGATTTGATATGCGCGCTCTGGAAACATTAGGGAATGTGGCTGCAACGTTCGTGCACGTTCCCCGtttccatgtccatgtccgtGTCCGTATCCATGTCCGTGTCGATGTCGGTGTCCGTGTTCATGTACAACGCCATCGTTTTTGCAATTTGGCGCCGTATGCAAAATATTTACTATATCTATACCTATTGtgtgtatatttgtatatatgtatgtatgcatgatCATGATTTTCAACTATAAACAATACAATTCGAATTTGGTTTTTATGGCTCGCACGGTTAGCCAGCTAGCCAGGTCCACTCGTTGCATGAAATGAGTCATAATTCTGAGACATTCCCTGCCACAAATTTTTCAGCAGAGCATCAATGAGAAAAACATATCAAACAACTTTTTACTATcatctattttttaatttaccttTAGGAGGAGCGGAAGGCTAACGGACGTCTGGTGGCCGTCATAGTGGCGTCTCTTGGTATTTAGCAATTTAAACAATTGATtttcatgtatatatattcctgGTAATTCCATGTTTAGTGATCTTTCTGGCCATTTATCACGCCTGGATACAAAATTTGGGAGCCATGGCCGGGGTTTTAGTGCCAGCTGGAATTATGCTCTCGTATGGTCTTTGGGTTGTTGTTCTGGCCAAGAGGGATAAGCATAAACGAGCCATGTTTGTAAGGAATAAAACCTTCAGTATTATTGGCAAAtcttaaaaaccaaaaaaactcTTGCAGGAACGGCACATTGAGGAGGTGGCTTTGAAAAACAAATGCGAACTGGAGGACAAACATTCACGTCTGAGACATTCATCCCCGGAGGCAGATGCAAGTGCGTCCAGTAGTTTACACTATGTCAATGAACTGTTGCCAATGCCAAAGAAACAGAAGCATAGACGTCACAGGCAGCGCCAGAGGCAAAGAGATTTAGCCGGAACAGGCCATGGCCACGGAAACGGAACCGGAACGGATGCTTCCTCGTCAGAGGTCACTGTACATCGGAGCGGTAAAAACGGAGCCAAAAGGCCAAGTTTCAGGCAAAAGCTATTCGGACAAACCATCGCCCATGTGAAACTAGTTGAGATGCAGGGCGATAGCATTGATTCGAATTCTACAACGGATACAAATTTGGATCCGGCAGAGAAGCGAAAACGATTGCAGCGTATGGACACAATGCTGCCCATGCCGCAGGTGGTGCGTATGAGTTCAGCGCCGTAGAACGATTACCTACGAGAGGTGTGGAGCAGGGGTCGCGGGGGACATGGCCTTGCTATTGTATCGAGAGAGTAAATAAATGTattgtaaaaaatataaacaggAAGTACGATTTTATAAATagacaagaaaaagaaataaagaaacacacaacaaataataataaaatgaatcAAAGGAAGGAAATTGAAtcaaagaaactaaaaaattaattcCTAAAAggaattttgtatatttttgaagTGGcagattttattttagttttcatGTTCTTCTATCTTCTTGGcaaacattatttatttaatattggCATTACAATagatatttttataataatacAATAATTTACTATTAATAAGCTGTTAAATCATTTAATTACTAACAATaagattaatttgttttctaatattaattaatagtttaaaaattattgattCTATTTTTGCTTTAAGTGAGTTAATAAGatttccataaaaatttaGTTCCTCAATTTCCTTAACTATAATTATTAATGTTTGTAGCCTTTTgtaatttaaacaatttattaattatacaAGCAATATTATTGAAACACAATTATCAAAGGCAATCACACTAAATGCATgatatttgaataaaataaatacatcaaCATATCGCACATATTCGAATTTAATTTTAGACCTAGTAGTTTtgattaaaaatgtttaaacaaatttaattgtcTTTGGAGTACCAATGTTTATCGATAACACATTTTTTGAGAGTATGTACTCAATTTCGCGTTTGCGCGCTCATCTATCGGTTTATTTAGCCTATCGATAACAAAGTCGAGTGAATTTTCCGCCTTTATTTTGAGCGTCCTTTCATCGGCATTTGCTTTTCtcattttgaattaaaacgaagtttcgAGTTTAATGtcggcattttttttttgtttctgtttgccGTTGTGTTGTTTGTCAAAATCTAAAGTCagaaaatttactttttaagTTAGCATTTGATATTATTTAGTATATGCTAACATTTCAAGAGAGAAGggtaaaataaaaagaaaaaaggataTAGAATTATTAGTTTATGTAAAACTCGTGTGTGATAGCTTCATAGTGGACAACATAATATTGGATTGCAGCGCAAGAGACTCCGTTGCAATTGCGCACTTCGAAtctttcgtttatttttcacattttttttcgtCGCATTCACGATGGATTTGCGTAGCTGGAAAAAGGTTTTATTAGAATGGGTAAGTAGAAGCATCTCCACTCTTTTGATCTCTACTAGATTCTTGCTTCTTCATTTGTGCATTTGTTAAATTTCTGCCAGGTCAAAGAGTGCAACTTTCTAAAAAAGAGTTTCCGAACCCTGGAAGAATCGGATTTGGAAGCGTTCTTTGAAATATACCTCCAGCAGGATGAGGTGACCCTTATGTttcagcagaagcagcaggaAAAGTTAGCTCGGAAATATTCTTCCAGCCAGCACCTGTCCTTGCTTGCGACCTTCCTGCGATGTAAGCAAAAAGAAACTGGAATCCGTGAAACtttgtatattattattttttttttttttggtatagCAATTTACCCCGATTTCAACCCGCATTTGGAGAAGGGAGTTGTTGTGGGCTCAGATTACCTATACGTGTATACGCTGCTTATGCACTATGCCTGCGTTAAGAATCCAACTGAAGTTTTTCACAGCATCTGCAAACGATTGCCCGATCGTACGCAAGAATGCATTGCGAAATTCTTTGAGCAGACTGTGGAGAAGCCACAATTGTCTCGGGAGGAACTGCGGCAGGCTATAGTCAATGTGTCTGTTGTTTATCGCCGAGGTGACACGGAATCGCCCCAAATGAGTGAAAATAGATCGAGACGTCAATCCACTTGTGGTTCACCAAAGAGTCTTAATACCAGTACCAGCAGTAACCGTAGTCTCAACTCAAATGACAGCATCCTGGAGATTCCTGAAATAAAACAGATTGTGCGTCTACCAGAGGATATTCCATCACCACCGCCCCCGG from Drosophila willistoni isolate 14030-0811.24 chromosome XL unlocalized genomic scaffold, UCI_dwil_1.1 Seg141, whole genome shotgun sequence includes:
- the LOC6641187 gene encoding uncharacterized protein LOC6641187, with protein sequence MAISMTSAAAWHATSRLKRTPRITVTNMDRNYNGTMAAAVAAPTATSVGGGGVVKAVTSAVQPKSPDSLTALMAKKSITSMSDEEIIQENLKEILDLKSREERKANGRLVAVIVASLVIFLAIYHAWIQNLGAMAGVLVPAGIMLSYGLWVVVLAKRDKHKRAMFERHIEEVALKNKCELEDKHSRLRHSSPEADASASSSLHYVNELLPMPKKQKHRRHRQRQRQRDLAGTGHGHGNGTGTDASSSEVTVHRSGKNGAKRPSFRQKLFGQTIAHVKLVEMQGDSIDSNSTTDTNLDPAEKRKRLQRMDTMLPMPQVVRMSSAP